One genomic region from Leifsonia poae encodes:
- a CDS encoding helix-turn-helix transcriptional regulator, with translation MRSPASSPAMIGRESDLAALREELEAVAAGQPRAAVIGGEAGIGKTRLLDEFRAEAVRSAIVVSGRSVDLGTGGAPYAPFTGVLRQLIDTLGRDEVIAAAGPGAGALSVLLPELSAAEGMPARTGADRLYELVTVLLENVSTVRPLVIVIEDLHWADTATLELIRFVVRMLAAGRVLLVLSYRSDEVLRGHPLRSYLPELDRTRRVTRWELARLARDQVAVQVERILGCTPDADTVDRVYRLSEGVPFFVEELVGIDDLGTGEDLPETLRELLLARYERLSEAAQRLLRLISAGGVCVDHALLATVFEGTADELDEAAREAVVANVLSADSTEYTFRHALVREAIHADLLPGERTRFHTRYALALEQEQENHEPGDRRERSASQISSHWMAAHDLRRAFTATLEAMEEARVSYAYRTAAEMGDRALELWDQVHDAEAIAGRSHTELLSSTASALRNAGDNERALALVNVALADAGGLPPARRARLLRDKAQYLANLSRPGSVELLQEALALPEPGDALRPQLLAEVAGRLMLEARYDEAIEMSTLAIDEAGAADPARASIARTVRGIASIDRGDIEEGVADLDRARELAGGEAGALLRNSVNASDAMNVLGRYRDAVAIAEAGAAQARAHGVERTSGVMLSSNTVEPLFALGELDRAERLLDPALALDPPPLFRVHLQRMKLWLTLWRGEIDRAEELARRWRPAMLVQAEIEMQSRLGFARVAAELSIARGDPERAWSEAGVITSPSWRSIPAYDLPLLAVAARTLAVLADRRRSGTTPADNRSIAPGSAATDAPVSIAAEAGALRAILAGLTAWPTYPVWAPLIEAELESIGPGVAAGDEPEGVSGESSAGVRDSAGARDTAELVRAWQEAVDAACSPLAPAHLRPYALLRLAEALVLAGDRGRAETAAAESRERAHVLGFGLIEHAVDELDGNAALVRHAPSRAPGSALTDREAQVLALIEQGLSNKQIGEKLYISAKTASVHVSSILKKVGAASRTEAVYRASHAR, from the coding sequence ATGCGATCACCGGCGTCGAGCCCTGCGATGATCGGGCGGGAGTCCGATCTCGCGGCGCTGCGCGAAGAGCTCGAGGCGGTCGCCGCGGGGCAGCCGCGGGCGGCCGTCATCGGCGGCGAGGCGGGTATCGGCAAGACCCGGCTGCTCGACGAGTTCCGTGCCGAAGCGGTGCGCTCGGCGATCGTGGTCTCGGGCCGGAGCGTGGATCTGGGCACAGGCGGGGCGCCGTACGCGCCGTTCACCGGCGTGCTGCGTCAGTTGATCGACACGCTCGGCCGCGACGAGGTGATCGCGGCGGCCGGTCCCGGGGCCGGAGCGCTCTCCGTGCTGCTGCCCGAGCTGAGCGCCGCCGAAGGGATGCCGGCGCGAACGGGCGCCGACCGTCTCTACGAGCTGGTGACCGTGCTGCTGGAGAACGTCTCGACGGTGCGGCCGCTCGTGATCGTGATCGAAGATCTGCACTGGGCCGACACGGCCACGCTCGAACTGATCCGGTTCGTGGTGAGAATGCTGGCCGCCGGCCGCGTGCTGCTCGTGTTGAGCTATCGCAGCGACGAGGTGCTTCGCGGGCATCCGCTGCGCTCCTACCTTCCCGAGCTCGATCGCACGCGCCGGGTCACCCGGTGGGAGCTTGCGCGGCTGGCCCGTGACCAGGTGGCTGTTCAGGTCGAGCGCATCCTCGGCTGCACGCCGGATGCCGACACCGTCGACCGGGTGTATCGCCTGAGCGAGGGGGTGCCGTTCTTCGTCGAAGAGCTGGTGGGTATCGACGATCTGGGCACCGGAGAAGACCTGCCAGAGACACTGCGCGAGCTGCTTCTCGCCCGCTACGAACGGCTCAGCGAAGCCGCGCAGCGCCTGCTCCGGCTGATTTCGGCCGGGGGAGTGTGCGTCGACCACGCCTTGCTCGCGACCGTCTTCGAGGGAACAGCCGACGAACTGGATGAGGCCGCCCGTGAGGCCGTCGTGGCCAATGTGCTCAGCGCCGACAGCACGGAATACACGTTCCGCCATGCGTTGGTGCGCGAGGCGATCCACGCCGACCTGCTGCCGGGGGAGCGCACCCGCTTCCACACGCGCTACGCGCTGGCGCTGGAACAGGAGCAGGAGAATCACGAGCCGGGCGATCGGCGCGAGCGGTCGGCGAGCCAGATCTCCTCCCACTGGATGGCGGCGCACGATCTGCGGCGAGCCTTCACCGCCACGCTGGAGGCGATGGAAGAGGCACGGGTCTCTTACGCCTATCGCACGGCGGCCGAAATGGGCGATCGCGCGCTCGAACTCTGGGATCAGGTGCACGACGCCGAAGCGATCGCGGGGCGCAGCCACACCGAGCTGCTCTCGAGCACGGCATCCGCTCTGCGCAACGCGGGCGACAACGAACGCGCACTCGCCCTGGTGAATGTTGCGCTGGCCGACGCGGGTGGGCTCCCGCCCGCGCGACGGGCCCGGCTGCTTCGCGACAAGGCGCAGTATCTCGCGAACCTCAGCCGGCCGGGCTCCGTCGAGCTGTTGCAGGAGGCGCTGGCGCTGCCCGAGCCGGGTGACGCGCTCCGACCTCAGCTTCTCGCGGAGGTGGCGGGCAGGCTGATGCTGGAGGCGCGGTACGACGAGGCCATCGAGATGTCCACGCTCGCGATCGACGAAGCGGGCGCCGCCGACCCGGCGCGGGCCTCGATCGCGCGAACCGTGCGAGGCATCGCCTCCATCGATCGCGGCGACATCGAGGAGGGGGTCGCCGATCTCGACCGGGCTCGCGAGCTCGCCGGAGGCGAGGCGGGCGCCCTCCTGCGCAACTCGGTCAACGCCTCCGACGCCATGAACGTGCTCGGCCGCTACCGCGATGCGGTCGCGATCGCCGAGGCGGGAGCCGCGCAGGCCCGCGCCCACGGGGTCGAACGAACCTCCGGAGTGATGCTGTCGTCCAACACGGTGGAGCCGCTGTTCGCACTCGGCGAGTTGGATCGCGCCGAACGCCTGCTCGATCCCGCTCTTGCGCTCGATCCGCCGCCGCTGTTCCGCGTGCACCTGCAGCGCATGAAACTCTGGCTCACCCTCTGGCGCGGCGAGATCGACCGTGCCGAGGAGCTGGCACGGCGCTGGCGCCCCGCGATGCTGGTTCAGGCCGAGATCGAGATGCAGTCCCGCCTCGGCTTCGCCCGGGTGGCCGCCGAACTCTCGATCGCGCGCGGCGACCCCGAACGCGCCTGGAGCGAAGCCGGCGTGATCACCTCGCCATCGTGGCGCTCGATCCCCGCCTACGACCTGCCGCTGCTGGCGGTGGCTGCGCGTACCCTCGCCGTTCTGGCCGACAGGAGAAGAAGCGGCACCACTCCGGCCGACAATCGGTCGATCGCCCCGGGGTCGGCCGCCACGGATGCGCCGGTCTCCATCGCCGCAGAGGCCGGCGCCCTTCGCGCCATCCTCGCCGGGCTGACCGCCTGGCCGACATATCCCGTCTGGGCTCCCCTGATCGAGGCGGAGTTGGAGTCGATCGGGCCCGGCGTGGCCGCGGGCGACGAGCCCGAGGGTGTATCGGGCGAGTCGTCTGCCGGAGTGCGGGATTCGGCCGGAGCGCGCGATACGGCCGAATTGGTGCGCGCCTGGCAGGAGGCCGTCGATGCGGCCTGCTCGCCCCTGGCCCCCGCCCATCTGCGCCCCTACGCATTGCTCCGCCTGGCCGAGGCGTTGGTTCTCGCGGGGGACCGTGGCCGCGCCGAAACGGCAGCGGCGGAAAGCCGTGAACGTGCCCACGTACTCGGGTTCGGGCTGATCGAGCATGCCGTCGACGAGCTCGACGGCAATGCCGCCCTCGTACGGCATGCTCCGTCACGGGCGCCGGGAAGCGCACTCACCGACCGCGAGGCCCAGGTGCTCGCACTCATCGAGCAGGGCCTCAGCAACAAGCAGATCGGGGAGAAGCTCTACATCAGCGCCAAGACCGCGAGCGTGCACGTGTCGAGCATTCTGAAGAAGGTGGGCGCTGCCTCCCGCACCGAAGCCGTCTACCGGGCCTCCCACGCCCGCTGA
- a CDS encoding TraR/DksA family transcriptional regulator, translating to MTETNGWGGMAMAMEHAYERSEYDTMDENDLTAFELDELAALLESRRADDRAESQRLAESLGLVLSAKSDGTADDEHDPEGPTLSYEWSRLQALRGDAAADISAVDAALDRIDAGTFGVCSLCGRPIGLDRLRARPTAELCIACALTVDG from the coding sequence GTGACGGAAACGAACGGATGGGGTGGGATGGCGATGGCGATGGAGCACGCGTACGAGCGATCGGAGTACGACACGATGGACGAAAACGATCTGACCGCGTTCGAACTCGATGAACTCGCCGCACTGCTGGAGTCGCGTCGTGCCGACGACCGGGCGGAGTCGCAACGGCTTGCCGAATCGCTCGGCCTCGTGCTTTCGGCGAAGTCCGACGGGACCGCCGACGACGAGCACGACCCGGAGGGGCCGACCCTGTCGTACGAGTGGTCACGCCTCCAGGCTCTGCGCGGGGATGCGGCCGCCGATATCTCCGCGGTGGATGCCGCCCTCGATCGTATCGACGCCGGGACGTTCGGCGTGTGCTCGCTGTGCGGGCGGCCGATCGGTCTCGACCGGCTGCGGGCTCGCCCGACCGCCGAGCTCTGCATCGCCTGCGCCCTGACCGTCGACGGCTGA